In a genomic window of Streptococcus mitis NCTC 12261:
- a CDS encoding cation-translocating P-type ATPase produces the protein MDKNKIMGLTQIEVEERQAKGLVNDFTASASTSTWQIVKRNVFTLFNALNFAIALALAFVQAWSNLVFFAVICFNAFSGIVTELRAKHMVDKLNLMTKEKVKTIRDGQEVALNPEELVLGDVIRLSAGEQIPSDALVLEGFTEVNEAMLTGESDLVQKEVDALLLSGSFLASGAVLAQVHHVGADNYAAKLMLEAKTVKPINSRIMKSLDKLAGFTGKIIIPFGLALLLEALMLKGLPLKSSVVNSSTALLGMLPKGIALLTITSLLTAVIKLGLKKVLVQEMYSVETLARVDMLCLDKTGTITQGKMQVEAVLPLTETYGDEAIASILTSYMAHSEDKNPTAQAIRQRFQGQVAYPMLSNLPFSSDRKWGAIELEGLGTVFLGAPEMLLASEVPEAREALERGSRVLVLALSQEKLDHHKPQKPSDIQALALLEILDPIREGAAETLDYLRSQEVGLKIISGDNPVTVSSIAQKAGFADYHSYVDCSKITDEELITMAEETAIFGRVSPHQKKLIIQTLKKAGHTTAMTGDGVNDILALREADCSIVMAEGDPATRQIANLVLLNSDFNDVPEILFEGRRVVNNIAHIAPIFLIKTIYSFLLAVICIASALLGRSEWILIFPFIPIQITMIDQFVEGFPPFVLTFERNIKPVEPNFLRRSMLRALPSALMVVFSVLFVKIFGSSQGWSELEISTLLYYLLGSIGFLSVFRACMPFTLWRVLLIVWSVGGFLATALFPRIQKLLEISTLTGQTLPVYGVMMLVFTVIFILTSRYQARK, from the coding sequence ATGGATAAAAATAAGATTATGGGATTAACCCAAATAGAAGTCGAGGAAAGACAGGCTAAGGGCTTGGTCAATGATTTTACTGCTTCGGCCAGTACCAGCACTTGGCAAATCGTTAAACGAAATGTCTTTACCCTTTTTAACGCTTTGAACTTTGCCATTGCTTTGGCCCTTGCCTTTGTGCAAGCTTGGAGCAATCTGGTCTTCTTTGCCGTTATCTGCTTTAACGCTTTTTCTGGAATTGTGACCGAGCTGCGGGCTAAACACATGGTGGACAAGCTCAATCTCATGACCAAGGAAAAGGTTAAAACCATTCGTGATGGCCAAGAAGTAGCTCTGAATCCTGAAGAATTGGTGTTAGGAGATGTCATTCGTTTGTCTGCAGGAGAGCAGATTCCTAGTGATGCCTTGGTTTTGGAAGGCTTTACGGAGGTTAATGAAGCCATGCTAACGGGAGAAAGTGATTTGGTGCAAAAGGAAGTGGATGCCTTGCTCTTGTCAGGAAGTTTCTTGGCTAGTGGGGCAGTTTTGGCTCAAGTTCACCATGTTGGGGCTGATAACTATGCTGCCAAACTCATGCTGGAAGCCAAGACCGTTAAACCAATCAACTCTCGTATCATGAAATCGCTGGACAAGTTAGCAGGTTTTACTGGAAAGATTATCATTCCTTTTGGTCTGGCTCTCTTGCTAGAAGCCTTGATGTTAAAAGGCTTGCCTCTTAAGTCGTCCGTTGTAAACTCGTCTACAGCCCTTTTGGGGATGTTACCTAAGGGAATTGCCCTTTTGACCATTACTTCGCTCTTGACTGCAGTTATCAAGCTAGGTTTGAAAAAGGTTTTGGTGCAGGAGATGTACTCTGTTGAAACCTTGGCGCGTGTGGATATGCTCTGTTTGGACAAGACGGGCACCATCACCCAAGGAAAGATGCAGGTAGAGGCTGTTCTTCCGTTGACGGAAACTTATGGTGACGAGGCTATTGCTAGCATCCTGACAAGCTATATGGCCCATAGTGAGGATAAGAATCCAACAGCTCAAGCTATTCGCCAGCGTTTCCAAGGTCAGGTAGCCTATCCTATGCTTTCCAATCTTCCCTTCTCTAGCGACCGCAAGTGGGGAGCCATAGAGTTAGAAGGTTTGGGGACAGTTTTTTTAGGGGCGCCTGAGATGTTGCTGGCTTCTGAGGTCCCAGAAGCCAGAGAGGCTCTAGAGAGAGGATCACGTGTCTTGGTCTTGGCACTCAGTCAGGAGAAATTAGACCATCACAAGCCACAGAAACCATCTGATATTCAGGCTCTGGCCCTGCTGGAAATCTTGGATCCGATTCGAGAGGGAGCAGCAGAGACGTTGGACTATCTCCGTTCTCAGGAAGTGGGTCTCAAGATCATCTCTGGTGACAATCCAGTTACGGTGTCCAGTATTGCCCAGAAGGCTGGTTTTGCGGACTATCATAGCTATGTAGATTGCTCGAAAATCACGGATGAGGAATTGATTACTATGGCTGAGGAGACAGCTATTTTCGGACGTGTTTCCCCTCATCAAAAGAAACTCATTATCCAAACACTGAAAAAAGCGGGGCATACAACAGCTATGACAGGAGACGGAGTCAATGATATTCTCGCCCTTCGTGAGGCGGATTGTTCTATCGTGATGGCGGAAGGGGATCCGGCGACGCGTCAGATTGCCAATCTGGTTCTCTTGAACTCAGACTTTAATGATGTTCCTGAGATTCTCTTTGAAGGTCGTCGCGTGGTCAATAACATTGCCCATATCGCCCCGATTTTCTTGATAAAGACCATCTATTCTTTCTTGCTCGCAGTTATCTGTATCGCCAGTGCTCTTCTGGGACGATCTGAGTGGATCTTGATCTTCCCTTTCATTCCGATCCAGATTACCATGATTGACCAGTTCGTGGAAGGTTTCCCACCATTCGTTCTGACTTTTGAGCGAAATATCAAACCTGTTGAGCCAAACTTCCTCAGAAGATCCATGCTTCGTGCTCTACCAAGTGCTCTCATGGTTGTGTTCAGCGTTCTTTTTGTGAAAATATTTGGAAGTAGCCAAGGTTGGTCTGAGTTAGAAATCTCAACTCTACTCTATTATCTCTTGGGGTCAATTGGTTTCTTATCCGTATTTAGAGCCTGCATGCCATTTACCCTATGGCGTGTCCTCTTGATTGTTTGGTCAGTAGGAGGCTTCCTAGCTACAGCTCTCTTCCCAAGAATTCAAAAACTACTTGAAATTTCAACCTTAACAGGACAAACATTACCTGTTTATGGTGTCATGATGTTGGTCTTTACCGTGATTTTCATTTTGACCAGTCGCTACCAAGCTAGAAAATAA
- a CDS encoding tRNA (adenine(22)-N(1))-methyltransferase, whose product MISKRLELVASFVPQGAILLDVGSDHAYLPIELVERGQIKSAIAGEVVEGPYQSAVKNVESHGLKEKIQVRLANGLAAFEEVDKVSVITIAGMGGRLIARILEEGLDKLANVERLILQPNNREDDLRIWLQENEFQIVAESILEEAGKFYEILVVEAGQMKLSASDVRFGPFLSKEVSPVFVQKWQKEAVKLEFALGQIPEKNLEERQVLVDKIQAIKEVLHVSK is encoded by the coding sequence ATGATTTCAAAGAGATTAGAATTAGTGGCTTCCTTTGTGCCACAGGGAGCCATTTTACTAGATGTGGGGAGTGACCATGCTTATCTGCCTATCGAGTTGGTCGAAAGAGGACAAATCAAAAGTGCCATTGCAGGTGAGGTTGTAGAAGGTCCCTACCAGTCCGCGGTTAAAAATGTTGAAAGTCACGGGTTAAAGGAGAAAATCCAAGTCCGTTTAGCAAATGGCTTGGCAGCCTTTGAAGAGGTAGATAAGGTATCGGTCATTACCATTGCTGGTATGGGTGGTCGTTTGATTGCCAGGATTTTAGAAGAAGGCTTGGACAAGTTAGCTAATGTAGAGCGTTTAATCCTCCAACCCAATAATCGTGAAGACGACTTGCGTATCTGGCTACAAGAGAACGAATTTCAGATTGTAGCTGAAAGTATCTTAGAAGAGGCTGGCAAGTTTTACGAGATTTTGGTGGTGGAAGCAGGACAAATGAAGCTATCAGCTAGTGATGTTCGCTTTGGTCCCTTCTTGTCCAAAGAGGTCAGTCCAGTCTTTGTCCAAAAATGGCAAAAAGAAGCTGTTAAGCTAGAGTTTGCCCTCGGACAAATCCCAGAAAAAAATCTGGAAGAACGTCAAGTTCTAGTAGATAAAATTCAAGCCATCAAGGAGGTTCTCCATGTTAGCAAGTGA
- a CDS encoding Nif3-like dinuclear metal center hexameric protein — protein MLASEVINAYEAFCPQEFSMEGDSRGLQIGTLDKDIQRVMVALDIREETVVEAIEKGVDLIIVKHAPIFRPIKDLVASRPQNQIYIDLIKHDIAVYVSHTNIDIVENGLNDWFCQMLGIEETTYLQETGSERGIGRIGNIQPQTFEELAQHVKQVFGLDSLRLVHYQERDLQNPISRVAICGGSGQSFYKDALAKGADVYITGDIYYHTAQDMLSDGLLALDPGHYIEVLFVEKISALLTQWKAENGWTIDIVPSQASTNPFHHI, from the coding sequence ATGTTAGCAAGTGAAGTGATTAATGCGTATGAAGCCTTTTGCCCTCAGGAATTTTCCATGGAGGGAGACAGTCGTGGTCTGCAAATTGGTACTTTAGACAAGGATATCCAAAGGGTCATGGTGGCTCTCGATATTCGTGAAGAAACGGTGGTTGAAGCCATTGAAAAGGGTGTAGACTTGATTATTGTCAAGCATGCGCCGATTTTCCGTCCCATCAAGGATTTGGTAGCTAGCCGTCCACAAAATCAGATTTACATTGATCTCATCAAGCATGACATTGCAGTTTATGTAAGTCATACCAATATTGACATCGTTGAAAATGGTCTCAATGACTGGTTCTGTCAGATGTTAGGTATCGAGGAAACGACTTATCTGCAGGAAACAGGCTCTGAACGTGGGATTGGACGTATTGGAAATATTCAACCTCAGACATTTGAGGAATTGGCCCAACATGTCAAGCAAGTCTTTGGTCTAGATAGCCTTCGATTGGTGCATTATCAAGAGAGAGATTTGCAGAATCCTATTTCAAGAGTGGCCATCTGTGGTGGTAGCGGGCAGTCTTTCTATAAGGATGCTTTAGCTAAAGGAGCGGATGTCTATATCACTGGTGATATTTACTACCACACTGCCCAGGATATGTTGTCTGATGGCTTGTTGGCATTGGACCCAGGTCACTATATTGAAGTGCTTTTTGTGGAAAAAATTTCTGCACTCCTTACTCAATGGAAGGCTGAAAATGGCTGGACAATTGATATTGTACCTAGTCAAGCATCGACCAATCCTTTCCACCATATCTAG
- a CDS encoding NAD(P)/FAD-dependent oxidoreductase, producing MKKVAIIGAGIVGATAAYYLSKESDLEVTVFDHGQGQATKAAAGIISPWFSKRRNKAWYKMARLGADFYVDLLADLVKSGKEIDFYQRSGVFLLKKDKTKLEELYQLALQRREESPLIGRLAILDQASANELFPGLQGFDRLLYASGGARVDGQLLVTRLLEASQVKLVKEKVSLTPLTSGYQIDEEVFDQVILATGAWLGHLLEPLGYEVDVRPQKGQLRDYQLAQDMEAYPVVMPEGEWDLIPFAGGKLSLGATHENDMGFDLTVDETLLQKMEEAALPHYPTLAEAKSSGERVGIRAYTSDFSPFFGEVPELSGVYSASGLGSSGLTTGPIIGYHLAQLIQGKELTLDPLNYPIENYVKRVKSE from the coding sequence ATGAAAAAAGTTGCCATTATTGGAGCAGGAATTGTGGGAGCAACAGCTGCCTACTACCTCTCTAAAGAAAGTGACCTAGAAGTAACCGTCTTTGACCATGGACAAGGTCAGGCTACCAAGGCCGCAGCGGGAATTATCAGTCCTTGGTTTTCCAAACGTCGCAATAAAGCCTGGTACAAAATGGCGCGCTTGGGGGCTGACTTTTATGTGGATTTGTTGGCTGATTTAGTGAAGTCAGGGAAAGAAATTGACTTTTACCAGCGTTCGGGAGTCTTTCTCCTGAAAAAGGATAAAACTAAGTTGGAAGAACTCTATCAACTAGCCCTCCAGCGTAGAGAAGAATCTCCTTTGATAGGCCGGTTAGCCATTCTGGACCAAGCATCAGCTAACGAATTATTCCCTGGTTTGCAGGGATTTGACCGTCTGCTCTATGCTTCTGGTGGAGCGAGAGTAGATGGTCAACTCTTGGTGACTCGTTTGCTAGAAGCCAGTCAGGTCAAGCTGGTCAAAGAAAAAGTGAGTCTGACACCTTTAACATCGGGTTACCAGATTGACGAAGAGGTGTTTGATCAGGTTATTTTGGCGACGGGAGCTTGGTTGGGACATCTGTTAGAGCCTTTAGGTTATGAAGTAGATGTTCGTCCCCAAAAGGGGCAACTCCGAGATTATCAGCTGGCCCAAGACATGGAAGCTTACCCTGTTGTTATGCCAGAAGGGGAGTGGGATTTGATTCCTTTTGCAGGTGGGAAATTGTCCTTAGGTGCTACTCATGAAAATGACATGGGATTTGATTTGACGGTAGATGAAACTTTACTCCAGAAAATGGAGGAGGCAGCCTTGCCTCACTACCCAACCTTGGCAGAAGCGAAATCATCTGGTGAACGTGTGGGAATCCGTGCCTATACCAGTGATTTCTCTCCTTTCTTTGGAGAGGTTCCAGAATTGTCAGGTGTCTATTCAGCCAGTGGACTAGGTTCATCAGGCCTCACAACGGGTCCTATCATTGGCTACCATCTAGCTCAACTGATTCAAGGCAAGGAGTTGACCTTGGACCCTCTAAACTACCCAATTGAAAACTATGTCAAACGAGTAAAAAGCGAATAA